In Malus sylvestris chromosome 2, drMalSylv7.2, whole genome shotgun sequence, the genomic stretch ttGCCCCGAGgatgtactccagtcacactgactgtagaggaacctcataaattttgtgttttgtttcatttattccactgcacccaccgtcgattttacaacacgttatcagcacgagaagctctcatgtcaATGGAAAACACAACGCCACAAATCATGTTCACCTCCTTCAGCTGGAATCTCACATAtaagaaatttttttcatttcatcttcaaatctcagtacaattgattttcttgaagcaatTATATATACTGTTGTATGACTGTATATCATCCTTTGCAGAAGCGAAAgagtacaaactcaaaattcgtaGAGAATTTGACAGCCATGTAAACAGCCTCGGAACTCCAACTTGCGGACCTcggattgaaatactttcttcttgaaagttATTCGTCTGCTTAGTGtctacaacatatcaaaatttcagaaaactttAACGGTGCGATCGTCGCAGATGTCGAaaataccaaaccagtttcCAATTTCCGTAGAAAACTGGACAAccaccttatgagtaccaaaaTTCCATTTCGGTAGCTCAAatcgaaattgtttcttcacgaaagttgtttggtatcctcttatccatatcatactaaattTTGAACTAAATCTAATGGTTTGATTTTCTCATACGTTGCAGacactcttgactccaaaacttatgggaaccgtttcgactttttcgaaactcactagaggaggaacaccaattggaacttaGTGTTACTATTATTTCGTGGATAACTAAAATGAATTCAAACtgtgaaataataataaaaataaaagggatgAAATAAGAGAAGTGGCGgaccaagaaaatgaaaaagcaaaagatgaggacttaatcattgcattttctgttttggcatatttatgtgcatggtgttggtttaaagctcatgtcacaagttctatttatttaaagcaatttatttacggtgggtagaattattaccctttgctttaaagctttgatatttatgtgaatgatgctgaatcaaagcccttgtcacaagccttatttactttaaagcaatttatttaccatggacggttttaccgcctattctttaagttttgatgatgctgaattaaagcccttgtcacaagctctatttacttaaatgcaatttattcattatggctGAAATTACCatctattgctttaatttatttattgtacttatcttttgttactatgaatATATACATGacctgaagttccttgatcagatTAGAATCTACAGTTTCTTGATCATCATCATATAAAAATGATTGGACCTGAAGTTCCATCACGCAAAAAGGATCAGGCATGAAGTCCTTTGATCTtgaagatcaggacatgaaatCCCTTGATGAGTAtcgtaagtttgaagtgccaTAGTACCTCAATTTACTTGTAATAAAAGTCATAAGAGTCTCAGCATACAGACTATTAAacaaggaccagaagttcctcatgtccatactcaaaatggtttagcagaagcatttattaagtgggtgaaattgattaccaacgctctgctcatgaaaacgaaattgccagttttctacatggggacatgtaaactttacatgatgcattattaattcggttAAGACATGTTACCAaccatcaatacttctcagtacaactcatgtttgggaaCCAGCCAAGCATTATActtttacgagtttttggttgtgttgtctatgtgcctgtaagactgccacaacgtactgaaatgaggcatcatcgcggattaggcattgatgttgaacaccatctatcattcaatatttggaatcCTTGACTGGGGATATGTTTACCACGTGGTTTGCAGACtatcattttgataagacaattttttCCACCATTAGAGGGAGAAAATAACATCATTCCAGAAGAacaatgagaaaatatcattccaaaagAATGATACGAAAATACCGTTctagaagaacgaagagaatttgtcttattttgattcacgaagcaaacaatgagaaaatgaaataggaataattgaatgatgcaacgaaagtgatgaaatcatatatacttgctgcaaatgtgcctacaagaattgatgtccctgttggacaaaataatgagacagtaaatgatttatttgTTTCACGCCTGAAGCATGGCAGACTTTTAGACTCCAAACGTTTAGTcatttgaaagaagaagaatatggcactactgaactattgcattcctGAAGTATAAatgttgcatgccagaagcatgacaatcgccgcatggatacacgtcccagataggacaatccacggacatgggaatattgatgtctcatgcatgaagcatgatagacgtataggttccaatgactcaactcctagaagtggagattaaaatccaagctctataatgctcaagaggttatgatccacattctctaaattatgacTATCCTGTAAGAGATAGTgtcatgcccttgaagaggcaatggatatccaaaaaaatgaaaaacttttatgcatgcgcatgcacgtgagaatatgggatcatgGATtaatgataaccaatggtaattttggtttttacaagtagctactaaattcatcaatgagctgtgttaatattgagtcatgttcttttgttcgtcgacaaaaggaaaattattggtcaaaatggagaaaggcaattccattacaattttgtaagaacgtggaaaaatggacctatatatttgaatacaatacaaatagccaaaagatgttgaaccaaggaggttatatatgggcatttgtaatacagtaaaatacactcacatgatatgacacaaggttgtaaacgagttcatatgaatggagaattatatacgaagggttgtgagtcgcccacttatatctccataagtaaatccctcaagtatacatgggagcaaattgctctgtataaattccaaaggaaaatgtgtcatcaagtgtagaaaatccctgaatgattcaaattgcttgaagtaagcccccgaatggtaaagcataaaatatgtactcaataccaatgaatggtataaattgccttagtgagtacaatcattatgatattgttgcaacatactaaaatctcttgcaagagtcaatgactttaaattaaagctcctgaagagttgatgatattaaattgagaCTCCTTAAGAGTaaagaaagattataaagtgttgagagaaatattgtctcgagctgcagatcgaacaatctactaacacgaatcttatccatgatgtctatgatattaaaagaaccatatggattgaagattatgagttgaatactcaaataatgtagacattaagaaagatcatttatcttcgtgagggtaaagataaatggatatttggtccagaagtaccacatcttagtgatgtatatgctttattgtatttggcacaatacattgaatgaaataaagcttatctattaatatctccgagaaattacagatatgtgcatacacatgagttaaaacaaacaaacaggatggactttttacaaaggttgctcatgtgaagcctcagtactcggaagtaTCCTAGAAGAGGGAGGCACtagagattgatcatgtggcaccccaatacttggcaaaacaccagaaggggaatgcatcagttgctttcggaatctagcaacgaacctctggtgatcactttgaatccgactttcggattcctgcagttggtcgagctttcttttcatgctcatagagtaattatttgcaagcacgtgtaacattctattctcgtgcttgagccttcttatctcttgtttaagacttgccacctccgtcatcaatgattcaacttggcgagtttgagcaagtaggcgcTGGCCCATATTGGAAATAGAGCcaacacactgaacactgagagccaaggagTATTGAACGGCTAACTCGTCAGACCGTTTTGAAAGGATTTTGTTATcctttggagtgagaagattcctagctaccacagtagcggttatgttattcttcatcatagagtccccaaccgtaagaggaccattagaagataagaaggacgggcgccatatgttatcctgACCCtatgatatgagcatatttatgcgactgagttagcttgttctcatgcatttatgttgttatttcttagttaattatgtattttaagctattttcgtgtgtttgtaggtccataagccttataaagcaataaaatgcattttggagcagttttgggcttggaatgaatagcacatgcatggagcaaggtggatggacgaaattgaagactaaagaggctaggaatgtgttaaagagaaagaagaattaatgtaaaaaggacaaagaggtCAGCCACAatggggtgtcactccaccattcacctttccatcattgccgtgcaccatcattgcactccctttggattcctatgctttgcatcatcacttcactttcacttttgaatcatttcaaacaccactcattgcactcaattgctacaccattccttgttccctcaatcatttcagattcatgcatcattacattgaatcattgcactcaattgatacaccattccttgttccctccatcatttcagatttcatgcatcattacattgaatcattgcactaaATTGCTACATCATTCCTTATTCCCTCcattatttcaaatttcatgcatcattgcactcaattgctacaccactccatgttcccctccattaccatgcacttcctctataaaaggaagtgtgtgtaacataaatttagttcatactttgttagatcattcactcccatttcaacacaacctttatccaaacacatccattcatcttcacatccattcctccatacaaacaaaccttcaaacactcaccagcaccttgtgccgtagcaaaggaagggaaggaaagtgcttggacgtgcttgctgtccaacttggatcgttggagcgtttaggtgttttctttcttttgtttctaatgtttaaattcatttccttttgttttgttgtaaatatgaatggctaaacccctcttggctaggggtgatttcaaagccatgactatgtgtgcaatataatttgataaattccagttatgaactcttgaatcgtgaatgcaattggcttaactatttgattgataacttatttgtatttgttaattaagggtcgacacttaattggcatgcataaatccattgctagagtataaggaagtttcacataatcgttacaaacttacattcacatgtagtgaaggtcgcttgtaaacgatcgcgttaagttcaattcctagcatgagtgacatgatgtcatagttgcaagtgctttgtcaatgcttatgattttcattaaacgtaatgatcttttattgtatctctattatgatgtcatgtagggaacttttgaagaatgttttgagttgtcgaatgatgtcatccaatccaataaaacaaggaaaatctgagagttaactagtgatgtcacgattaatttggagcgttgtcgttcataattcaatgaagcagtaattggaaatcgagttgtttgcatacatatcatgtgtggagaaaaagcctctagctatcccatccatcatcttatttctcaaatttgttttacaatctgtctagtttttcatacttgtttttttttgtttcaacttcgtccaaaactcaatccccctttactttagtgtgtctaattagatataatttgttttaatttgtgtttttaaatgttttgattaaagtaaaagtcaattttcgtccaaagtcattcctagtgtctagtttaagtttatttggttgttttaagctgttttgagtattttaagtttgctttgagtcttgtgagtcttgttaagtgtttttaagtttagttttatgtttttgagtcagtttagaggttattagcaagccctcctaatcctcggtccagaacgatccctacttatacttgtactacaattgtcaaaagagggttaaatttgtgtgttaagataattttcgcatcaccttGCTCGTCTGCATCACTCCTAAGattcaaatctaagcaaatgttagatgggcaagtcattttcaaaaatgataaaggaaaaatgagatcaaataaaatttcagaagaGCAAGAAGGAGGAAATTTCTCAAGCAGCAAatttctgagcatactcttgaacacaattgatgtctctataaaagaaggggcaacagagccacttgttcaaagatcgaagaggcacggttctccgaatttcaaaaacTCCTTTTCTTTTCCATGCTCTCGTTTCATTTAACATCATTTACATAAAGAACAAATAATGAAAATGGCCTCAAATTTGTGATTTATCTAAACACACTTAATGAACTTTTTTAGTTACAAGAACAAAAGGCAGTAGCTGTATTTTAATAAGTTAAAGATTAGATGCAGTATCAGTATCACAATTAAGTTAAAGTTGAAATCAACAATTATTTCTTCATAAAAACGACAAATGTTTCGTCAAAATTTTCATTAGAAATCATTCATTAATGTGTTTTTCATTGCAAATTTGTTACGTGAAACTTTTTCAATTAAAGCTCCCTTATATAAAATGATTAAGACAGAGTAGTTATTTGATCTAAAAAAATTGATTGGAACCATGAAAATGCAAGGAACAAGCTTCAGCAAGACACACGTGTGCAAATGCGGTTGCTTGTGcccaaatcaaaatcaaattgcTGCTTAAATTTTTAGCTCTATTTCTCCTGTATATAAAATACTTCAATGATAGGTTGGGTGGTCATGCACGTGTGGTAGTGTTGGATTTCAAGAATTTTCATGTTGGAGCTAAGATACTATACTATATTTAACTATTTATGTAACATATAATTAAAGGTAATGCTATTTacacatcatttttttatatCTTTTATAATGTACAATTTTGTTAACTTTTGTTCCTTgactttctttaatttattcaatccgaTGATCAGAAATTAAAAGTAGTGTGTGAAcggtaaaaataggtgtgtggatGGCACCACCCATGAGGCAACTTAACCCCCTTCCAATTGCAAGAAGGATTGGGTGATTTAATTTACCAAAACTAACAAATTGACCTCCACCCCAACCTAAACAAGTTGGGCTACAGTAAAAAGATGGAGGCACGACTACTCACTCGAGCCAAAATCGTCCAATCCAGCGTTTAGGGAGCGTGATGTCACCacgttattattattttgggcTAGGTGCGTGGGCTTCACACACGCGTGAGCATGAGTGGACCAACCCACCCTGTAATATTGGGGGCCTTCAACCATTCGATTTGCACAAGATTTCTATCCTagagttcaaaattttcaacaaaaaattaaaaaagaaaggaaaaaaattgaaaaaataatacTTATTAGCTGTTGTGGCCCATGTGGCACTTTATGGGATGttggattataaaaaaaatgtaataaacGGTTCATATTAATtaggtaaaaaataaatattaaaaattataaaaataattacaaattaCAGAATCATAACACGTGAAGAGATCAGTTAAAAATTTTATTCGAAATTAAACATATATTTATCTTCTTATtagttttttaaatatattttagaAGTGTAGATGCACATGGGCAATTATTGTTCACTAAGCAGTAATTGCCTTTACTCAATAGCCCGAATAGTAATTGAGTTAgtagggtggagttgctctaatcaATCCCAGTACCCCATATTCCATTGAGTCTAATATCAATCATCGGGATAAGGTGtaaataattatttgaatatttttcaaataagAGTATCGTTGGATTTTGTAATAGAGATAAGGTACACTTATGAGCCAAGCTTTAACGAACAAGTCGAGCTTGAACCAAATTCAAGCTATCTGATAAAAAAGATACAAGCAGTTCACTAGCTTTATGAGTTGAACATAGCAAAGCTCTATATCGACTTATTTCATTAACAAGTCTATTATTTTGTTTGAGTTCAACTCATTTCATTGAAAATCGAGCTTAGAtgagcaaaaaagaaaaaaaaaagaaaagaaaaaagaaaaaaaaaggcgaTTCGAATTGTTTCGAGCATATTAAAGCCCTACATGTGGTGCTCACTTTATGAAAATTGTGGTGTTTTGTTTTGAATGCCAGAACAATTAACAAGAAACAAGGGTGCTAGGTCAATTTCATTCCAAATCCACAAAACAAAAGACATATGGCCATAATTGAGGGATTGGAGGAGATGGGAGAGATTAGGGGGAATCTGTTATAAAATTGGCTTGGGTTACATCTACCAATCTTTCACCACTATTTTAGGTATTTTAGGTAAGTCTCTATTATATTTTAAGAGGTGCTGGGTTTGGATTAGTTGCACAATAAGTCAAATATCGTAATTTAGTATTGAATTAGCCATTTACATAAGTCAAATATAAAATTTGACACTTGCTGAATCAAGAGATTTACTACTAGATTGTGGTAGTATATAAGTCATCTTTATTAAGTGTGCAACAAAATGCAAATCAAATAAGATGAGCCTGACTCAGTCTAATAATAGCCTAACTAGCCCACGAAGGCCATTTCAGGCCCAAATGTCTTTTGATCGAAGAGGAAGGAAATAATCGATAGATTTGGGAACTACATTTAGCAGCCGGGTTTGGGTTTTAGAATCGGGTAATTCCAACCCGGTAAATTCCGTATCAATGCTTAAACCCCAAAACCCAAACCCTGCCGCCGCTGCTTCGCGGACTTGTCTCCGCCACTCTTCAACCCTCgctgtcttccttcttctttcagCTTCAGAAGGTTagggtttctctctctctctctctctctctctctctctctctctctcagacttGTCTCTGCCTCTCTAACCCTCGCCGTCCTCCTCCTTCTTTCAGCTTCAAAAGGTTagggtttctctctctctctctctctctctatatatatatatatctcctgTGCCGGATTATACGAAATCCTATGAAAAGGACTGGGGTTTTTGTggctcatatatatatatatctgtataCATATCATTTGTTTCGCttcaaataaaacaaggaaatttCATCTATTCTAGAATTCGGGATTGATGAAGTTTGAATATTTGAAATGAAACTGTATGTCACACCAAAGCTAAAATCTTTGTGGAAGTAAATTGTATAAATATTTGGGTGTTTGAATTTCTAGGGGTCAGGCGTCACAATGGGGAGGAAGGCTCGTCACAGTGACAGTGAGTTTGAGAACGATGATGATTTCGACAGCGATGAGCTGAATGTTagtttaatttgtaattctgtTGTTCAGTTTCGGTAGTTatctggttttgttttggtgatTGTGTTGTTAATTGATGATTTGTGATGTAGATGGAGCAGGAAGAGGATGACTTTGATGATGAGCGCCAcggtgaggaggaggaagaagaatcagaaaatgaggaagaagatggacAAGTAGATGGGGAAGAGGAAAATGGTGATGGGAAAAACGATAATAAAGATGCTGAGATGGAAGAACTCGAGAAAGAATACATGAATCTTCGTCATCAGGAGCAGTAAGAGACTTCTGTTCAcaatccttttattttgtattataaaCTTGTGATGCTTAACTAGACTGACGACgtaaaactaaataatgtgtgtAGGAGATAATATGCATAGCAGTCGTAGGTTGGTGACAAAATTTGATATTAAGTTACAGAAGTCATTCAATAATAGTGCCATTTCATTGTAGCTCGCCACTAAGTTTCAGTATCTATTTAATTTAGTTATTATGAAAGGATAAAATGGAGTTATACATGCGTCTGCAATTATTGAGTTCGAGATAAAAGGAAGGAACAGACATCTATACATAGGTATAGGCGGACGTATGAAGTTAATTTTGTTCATCGTTTATTCCATCTTCCCATGCAGAGATATTTTAAAGAATCTAAAGCGTCATAAGGATGAAGATCTTCTTAAAGGTCAAGCAGTGAAGAACCAAAAGGTGCGTTGTTCAAGATAATAGCTCTTGTAATATCCATGAAATAGGTTTTATTTTTCATCGTGAAATTATTGCTCCTTGATTAGAGCTTCTTTTTATGCCTCGCCTTAAAGTTGACAAAAAATATTTATGTAGCGGATTATTGTCTGATCGATGTTTATTTTACTCAttttttatgctttttttttttcattttctcgaAGGCTCTTTGGGACAAAGCTCTTGAGTTCAGATTCTTGCTTCAGAAAGCATTCTCAAATTCAAATAGATTACCACAGGTCGCTTTTGCTTTTCCCCCTTCTTTTTTTGTAGCTTTTTGACATGTTAAGATATTGTGTTCTTACCCGAGAGGTTGTCTGCAGGAGCCAGTTAGGTCTTTATTTTGTGATTCACATCAGGGTGTCAGTACAGCATATTCTGATCTAGTTGACTCATCAAAGCAAATTTTGGATTCTCTAGCAGAACTACAAGAGGTATGGCTGTCATAAAAACTTCTTGTCTACCTAGTACTACTTGGTCTGTGGTTTAGCTTCATACCATGTggtaatataatataaattattACGATTTGTTAATATTGACATTATGCTAAAATTTATCACATCATGCCATTTTTTCTTGTTACAGGCTCTACTTGAGAAGAACCCATCCATCGTTCAAGCAACAGATAGTATGTGCAAACTACATTTATCATACTATTATATTTATCTTGTAATACAATTGGTTCTCTATTTTGTTGTGCATTTGCTATCGGCGTGATAAGAATTGCCAGTATGTGTAAGGTTTGCTATGCTGGTACTGAGTTATTATTAAGAGAGTAAGGGTGTCAATCAAGAGGAATGGATTAAGCGGAGCCTTGCCCAAGCTCATCCCAAAGTACAAAGCATCGAAGCTAAATCATTTGGGTCTTGCTTTGTTGATCTGAGCATAGCCAAGATGAAGCCAGATTTGAAATCTGCCCCAGGACTAATCTTTCCTGCTTGATCTCGTATAAACCTTAGCCTGAttaagcaaaaaacaaaaaaaaagaaaaaaaaaaggggcttttgggctacTTTGGTCTAATCGACTGTCCTAGTTTGTACTGTTTGCACTTTAATGTTCATGCAGTGCTTCTCCTAATAAATATCCTGTTCTGAAGGTAAATCTGGACAATCTAAGAAGTCAGACTCATCTAAGAACATTGACGGTGATGGTGATGAGGGTTGGTCACGGATTTCTCAGTTGCTGTCGAGGTACTCAGATCGTACTTAAGATATTCTGAGAAGAATTATGTTCTACTAACAACATATGCTCTTGTGTTGAAGTCTATCAATACTTGTATAAaactgaaatattttttttcttcgtcaTGCCATATTTCACTGCTCCAGCAAAAGGAAATGTGgaatttttctgttttattgTTTAAAATTCTCGTAATGGCAGATTCAAATACCTTACTAATATTGCTGTATTTCAATACGATAGTATCTAACCTTTGGTATACttcaatatataatttttatcaGTTAATACATCAGCCTGTTATGTTATTTTGTCTCAACTGTTTCATATGCAATTTACCCGTCTATAGTTTTCTGACATTGAAATTCCATTAGGCACTAAAGTAAATTTGTTTGTAATCCAAAAGGGCTGGCAAAGAACCATGAAATGACTTTGTAAATCATACTTGTAAAATATCTATGTTGCCATATGTTTACTTTGAGATGTAGGGCAGTTCTGGTATAAAAAATCTTCTACTTGTAGTCATGCTCCGTCAACTTCTCTTGCATGATTTCTAGAAATTTGTTCTGCTATGTTGTTCAACTTTTCATTATTGTATGCATTTCCATGTGGGTTACTTGGTCTAACTAAACCTGTCACGTTTTATCTTGTAGAATAGCTACCTTCAGAGACAAATCCATCAATAAATGGCAGAGGAAGACAGAGGTGACCACAGGTGCTGCTGCTATTAAAAGCAAACTGCATGCTTTTAATCAGGTCTGGCCCTACAATTAAAATTGTAACCATGCATTCCCCTATGATCGGACTTGTGCCATCCCTTGCGAGATATTCAACATGAATTCATTTATCCTTTCCAATTGCAGAATATTAGTGAACAAGTTGCTTCTTATATGAGAGATCCAAGCAGAATGGTTAGGCAGATGCAGATGAGGAAATCAGCAGTTTCTGTATTTGGCGCTGTAAGATATAAACTCTTACATctaaattgaaaaaattgaaaattttacaCTTCCCAAGCTTCTTGTGCAGGCTCAAAGAGATTTcatcttaatttttaaatggaTGTGCAGGTTCCTGAGGAGAAAAATACTGCAAAGGGGGAGGTAATCCTACTGTTCTGCATAAAATTGGTTAACTAGAATTCTATTCAAATCTGAGGCCTATAAATTCGTTGCACTTAAATGTCCCATGGATTTTAAAATTTCCTATGTGCTATTTTAATTCTCAAACGAGGTACAAATTCATTGTTTGAGGAAGGATGCATTCTGTTAATTTGATAACATATTTGAACAATTTTTTGTGTCTTTTGTGGTGTTTACTTCAAT encodes the following:
- the LOC126591538 gene encoding uncharacterized protein LOC126591538 isoform X1, producing MLKPQNPNPAAAASRTCLRHSSTLAVFLLPSSFFQLQKGSGVTMGRKARHSDSEFENDDDFDSDELNMEQEEDDFDDERHGEEEEEESENEEEDGQVDGEEENGDGKNDNKDAEMEELEKEYMNLRHQEQDILKNLKRHKDEDLLKGQAVKNQKALWDKALEFRFLLQKAFSNSNRLPQEPVRSLFCDSHQGVSTAYSDLVDSSKQILDSLAELQEALLEKNPSIVQATDSKSGQSKKSDSSKNIDGDGDEGWSRISQLLSRIATFRDKSINKWQRKTEVTTGAAAIKSKLHAFNQNISEQVASYMRDPSRMVRQMQMRKSAVSVFGAVPEEKNTAKGEETQSEAGAQADGDPELLDDSEFYQQLLKEFFETIDPASSETAFYSLKKLHTKKRKIVDRRASKSRKIRYNVHEKIVNFMAPETMAVPPMLPDLNNLFGLKKQKPASVV
- the LOC126591538 gene encoding uncharacterized protein LOC126591538 isoform X2; translated protein: MGRKARHSDSEFENDDDFDSDELNMEQEEDDFDDERHGEEEEEESENEEEDGQVDGEEENGDGKNDNKDAEMEELEKEYMNLRHQEQDILKNLKRHKDEDLLKGQAVKNQKALWDKALEFRFLLQKAFSNSNRLPQEPVRSLFCDSHQGVSTAYSDLVDSSKQILDSLAELQEALLEKNPSIVQATDSKSGQSKKSDSSKNIDGDGDEGWSRISQLLSRIATFRDKSINKWQRKTEVTTGAAAIKSKLHAFNQNISEQVASYMRDPSRMVRQMQMRKSAVSVFGAVPEEKNTAKGEETQSEAGAQADGDPELLDDSEFYQQLLKEFFETIDPASSETAFYSLKKLHTKKRKIVDRRASKSRKIRYNVHEKIVNFMAPETMAVPPMLPDLNNLFGLKKQKPASVV